Genomic window (Shewanella psychropiezotolerans):
TCCGGCCCCATGATGGTATTGGTCATGGTGTTGATCAGGGTGACATTCTCATCGACAAGCTGGGCCATATCCTTATCGCCGGTGCTGATAAGCACGGCTCTACCCTCTTTACTCGCTTGGGTAGAGATAGTCCCGATAACATCGTCGGCCTCGACTCCGGAAATACATACCAGAGGGAGTCCCATAGCGCGTATAATTCTATGAAGAGGCTCTATCTGAGTGCGAAGATCATCTGGCATAGGCGGCCTTTGGGCCTTGTAATCTTCATACATGTCGTTACGGAACGTTTTACCTTTCGCATCGAAAATTACCGCCATCTGAGTCGGTTCATACTGCTTGAGAAGGCTACGTAACATGTTAATTACGCCATAAACAGCGCCGGTGGCTTCACCCTTAGAGTTGGTAAGATGTGGTGGTGCATAATAGGCACGATAAAGGTAGGAGGAGCCATCTACTAGAACTAACGGATTTTCGGCAATTTTAGGCATAATTTAGGTTTCGATTTAGGTTTCGAGAGCGGCGAATGACTCTGATTTTGAGTGCATTTTTGATAGTGATGCTAGCATGCCACAGAAGGGGAATTTCAGCCACGTCAAATAACGCACAGCCTGTGGATAAGTCTGTGAATTAAACTTTTGATTCGTTGTGGAACTGGGTTATACGGTAGAAGTGATATGGTTGTAACTTATTGATTGTAAGGTGAAACTAAAAAAAGTGTGAACTAGACATTAGTTTCTTGAAAATCATCCTAATTTGTGGACTTAATTATTCCCCTGTCTTTCCAGACTCAATTATTGGTTAAATATTCAGCGCCCGGTAAAGTCGATGCACTAACTTAGCACGAAAAACAATCGGATCAAGGGCTTTGTTGTGATCTTGTTAAAATAAAAAGATATATGGAGATTAGTTTTAATGAACAAAATAGCAGTCTTATTGAGTGGTTCGGGTGTATTCGATGGTAGTGAGATACATGAATCGGTTTTAGCTATGTTAGCGCTTTCAAAGCTGGGCGTGGATTACCAGTGTTTTGCGCCCAATATTTTACAGATGCATGTGGTTAATCATTTCTCTGGAGAGGTGGAATCGAACCAAATCAGAAATGTTTTAGTTGAATCGGCTCGTATTGCCAGAGGTGAAATAAAGGTGACCGAAGAGCTTGAACTCAATGAGTTTGATGCTTTGATCATTCCTGGTGGTTTCGGGGCCGCGAAAAATTTATGCAATTTTGCCACTAATGGTAGTGATTGCGTTATTGCGCCGGAAATCATAAGTTTTATCGGCCAGTTTGCCACTAGTAACAAGCCTGTTGGCTTTATCTGTATTGCACCGATAATGATCCCTCTTTTATATGGCGAAGGTGCCATAGGCACTATAGGTTATGACAGCGAGACTGCACAAGCTTTCAACTTGATGGGGGGACAGCATCAGGAGGCCGCAGTTCAGGACATCATAGTCGATGAGATAAACAAGGTGGTGAGTACCCCTGCCTATATGCTGGCGGGTAATATCGCCGAAGCGAGCCTTGGTATCGAGAAGCTAGTGAAGAAAGTGGTTGAGATGGTATAAGGTTCTAGATCCTAGGGCTTAGAACCTAGGATCTGCTATCCCTTAATTCTTTTACTATCAATAAATCCTTGTGCAAGTCCGACGAGTAATCCGCCTATGTGAGCACCATTGGCGATAGAGAGTCCGAACATATCGGTGAAGCCAAACACTAACCAGACTAACATGAAGCCAATGTAGGCAGGCGGCAGGCCAATGCCTAATTCGGGGCGTTTAGTGCCCATGATCCAGGTGTAACCGACGACGGCATAAACTACACCGGATAGGCCACCGAAGTTTGGTCCACCGACGAAGTACTGG
Coding sequences:
- the elbB gene encoding isoprenoid biosynthesis glyoxalase ElbB; translation: MNKIAVLLSGSGVFDGSEIHESVLAMLALSKLGVDYQCFAPNILQMHVVNHFSGEVESNQIRNVLVESARIARGEIKVTEELELNEFDALIIPGGFGAAKNLCNFATNGSDCVIAPEIISFIGQFATSNKPVGFICIAPIMIPLLYGEGAIGTIGYDSETAQAFNLMGGQHQEAAVQDIIVDEINKVVSTPAYMLAGNIAEASLGIEKLVKKVVEMV